AATGGCACAAAGCCAACTCGGTTAAGCAGCTTGTCTCCGGTGGTATCTTCTCCGGGCTCATCACAAACGTATTTCCACTCTCCATCGACATAGTCCTGTTTAATCGATGTGCAAAGAATTTTACTGGATATTTGATCGATGGCGGTTTTCAAATCGTCGATTTTTCTGTTTCGATTTGAACCCCATCTGTCGTTCATTGAACCGGAAAAGTCCGACACAAAAACAATGTCGATGTTGTTATCACCAAGATACACCGGATACTTTCTCGCTAACGAACGGCCCGCCAGGTCTTGCTGCTCATCAAAAGACGGAATAAAGCTGCTCGCAAACCAAGAGTCATGCGTCGTCTTGGCATTCACCGTGTATTGGATGTATTCAAGAACCCCAGCACCCTCGTCTTCCGCTTGGTGGAAACGGTCTGCAGAAAGGTTGGTTGATTTGATATCACGCACATAGTTTTCGACATACTTGGTCGCAAGCACTCGAGCCTGATCCGGTTGATCTTCAATAGTCACTGCGATGGCTGCAGCCTCTGCGGAATCTCGTAATCGACTGGTCTCCTGAACATAACGTGTGCCTTCCACCGCCCAAAAGGTCATGCCCATAATTGGAACAAGCAATAAGCCCATCCACACTGCGGCAACCCCTTGTTGCCTTTGGAGACTGAGATGCTGGCGATTGATATGACGCCCATGCTGCATTTTCATTTCACTATCTCCCTGGCATTATTGAAGATGAGCCAACCTTGACCGTGGTACTCGTACCACCGTTGAAGAAGGGTTTGAACCAAGAGCTCTCCTCTTCACAAAGACTGATGCGGTACAATGGATACACGACTCCCTTCTCTACGGGCGTCAAATCTGCATGATCTAGAATCGAATCGGTTTGGCAATTTAAGCTTCGATACTTGCTGGTTGAGAATTCAGCGACATTCGTTTTATTGATCAGTGACTCTATCTTGATGGCCACATTGTCTAGTGGTGTATTGAGCATTCGACTTGCCACTTTCGCCATCTCTTCTAACTCTGCATTTGTTACGGGTAGGTTTTGTCCTGCCAACACGTCGGCTTCAAAGTAGCGAGTACGCTCTTTAATGACATTCACCAAAGCAAAGCTGGATCGATCGAGCTTGGCACGCACGAGCAGCTGATAACTCAGGTCTGCAGCAAACAGGTAAACGCCCCATAAGGCCACAAGAATGAAAACTAACTCAATGGTGTAAGAGCCTTGTTGACTACGTTTCGCATACACACCTTGATTACTGAGAATCATCTTCCCACCCCTCGTGTTCTAAGTTCAAAACCATGGTGCGTGAAATATTTCTATCTGCGGCACCGGTCAATTTAATGACTGGGGTATAACGGTAGGTCACAGTGATCTCGGCTAAGTCGTAATTGAAGTTCAAGCCTTGATCTGAATGTCCTCTGTTCGCGATAAAATCGTCATAGGTTTTGAAGTACTGACCTGCGATAGAAAAACGTGAGCTATCAATTAAGAAACTCCAAAGATTGTCATCGTCTTCAATTAACGACCTAAACTTATTCTCGTACTGTTCGTTGATCCCTTTGCCTTCATATATTTTGGTGTTCCTGATGGTTTCTCTCAGCGAATACTCGGTCATGTTCACAACGTAAATTTGGTAACTCGATTCGAAGATCGCAAAGGTGGCAAAAAACAGAACAAGCGCACCTAGTACAAACTCAATCGCCGTCACGCCCTTCTGCTTATTAAGACGCTTCATCATTAACTCCCAATTGAGTTAATTCAGCAGCGATGCTCTGGATTTCTTCTGCAGAGAAGTCGCCTTTAAGCAACTTTTTTGCCGAATCGATTTGCTGGGTTTTCATCAGGGCAATCGCCAGATTCGCTTTAACGGTTTTATTCGCAGGATCTTCTTTTAACACAGGGGCTAATGTTTGAATCGCTTGTTGATACTCACCATTGGCCATTTGAATCATTGCGATATTGTTCTTAACAACGACATCGTCATAACCGCGTAAACGAGCTTGGTTGAGCTCTTTCTGTGCTTCGTCGTATTTCCCAACTTTGGTGTAAGACACACCGAGCAAGACGTGAATTTGCCCTGTTCTGTTTCCGTTATCGATAGAGGCTAAGTAAGCAGAAATGGCACTTTCAATGTCATTTTTTGCATCAAACACTTGGCCTTCTAATTGGTACAAGTTGGGATTTTCGAACCCCTCTTTTTGCAAGTGTTGGACATAAAAGTCAGCCGATTCAATATCCCCTTTGTAGAAATAAGCCCATGCCAATTTTTCTTTAACTTCTGGGTCTTCGGAGCCTTGCTCTAATTCAGCTTTGTAATAGCTAATCAAGCCATCATAGTTGTTCACTTTTTCCATGCTAGTCACGTCGCCAAGCTGCTGGTCTTGTGGTGAAGGGGCCGATTGACAGCCCGCCAACACACTCAACGTGAGCAAAATGAAACCGATGCGTTTTCCAATCATTCGTAATTCTCCCTAGATGCTCAATGTCATTTGCATGATGCTCGGCGCGAGAATCAGGATAACGATCGGGAACATGATGAAGAGGATCAAAGGCACGCTCATCTTCGCTGAGAGCTTACCCACCTTTTCCTCGACCGTAAGAATCTGGACCTTTCGCATATCTTCTGCGAGATCACTTAACACGTGCGCCACGGATGTGCCGTATTGCAGGTTTTGAATGATGGTCAATACAAAGCTTCGAACAGGTGGCGTCGGAATACGTTCACTCAAGTCATTGAGCGCCTTTTCTAGACCGTGAATTTTCGCAGAGTCGGAGGTGCGCTTAATCTGGTAACAAAGGTCGGAATCAAATTCCGCTAACTCTTTGCCCAAATAGACTAGCGCCGCTTCAATCGTCATACCGGTTTGAACACAAACCGACATCATGTCGAGCAAATACGGCAGTTGAGCCGAGGTTCTACTGATCAACATCTTACGTCGCATTTGCAACAAGGTATCTGGAACGACAATGACACCAATCAGCGCGAAAATAACCACGACCAGTTTGTTAGTTGATGTCATGTCACCCAGCAGCACCAACCCAGAAACCAACGCCAATACCAATAACTTGGCAGGGAAATAGAATTTCGCCCACTCAGTGTTGTAATAGCCGGCCTCTATCATCTTTTGCTCGAGTTCGTGTCGATGTTCTTTACCAAAACGAACAAAAAAGCGGTTTACACGCGAAGGTGCGCGAACAGCATCATCGCCAATATAGAGTGCAACTTTCTTATGTCGCTGCTCTTTGCGAATCGAGTCGACTAT
This region of Vibrio sp. BS-M-Sm-2 genomic DNA includes:
- the tadF gene encoding tight adherence pilus pseudopilin TadF, whose translation is MILSNQGVYAKRSQQGSYTIELVFILVALWGVYLFAADLSYQLLVRAKLDRSSFALVNVIKERTRYFEADVLAGQNLPVTNAELEEMAKVASRMLNTPLDNVAIKIESLINKTNVAEFSTSKYRSLNCQTDSILDHADLTPVEKGVVYPLYRISLCEEESSWFKPFFNGGTSTTVKVGSSSIMPGR
- a CDS encoding TadE family protein yields the protein MKRLNKQKGVTAIEFVLGALVLFFATFAIFESSYQIYVVNMTEYSLRETIRNTKIYEGKGINEQYENKFRSLIEDDDNLWSFLIDSSRFSIAGQYFKTYDDFIANRGHSDQGLNFNYDLAEITVTYRYTPVIKLTGAADRNISRTMVLNLEHEGWEDDSQ
- a CDS encoding tetratricopeptide repeat protein, with protein sequence MIGKRIGFILLTLSVLAGCQSAPSPQDQQLGDVTSMEKVNNYDGLISYYKAELEQGSEDPEVKEKLAWAYFYKGDIESADFYVQHLQKEGFENPNLYQLEGQVFDAKNDIESAISAYLASIDNGNRTGQIHVLLGVSYTKVGKYDEAQKELNQARLRGYDDVVVKNNIAMIQMANGEYQQAIQTLAPVLKEDPANKTVKANLAIALMKTQQIDSAKKLLKGDFSAEEIQSIAAELTQLGVNDEAS
- a CDS encoding type II secretion system F family protein gives rise to the protein MMLLASLIVLFFSLLFLIVDSIRKEQRHKKVALYIGDDAVRAPSRVNRFFVRFGKEHRHELEQKMIEAGYYNTEWAKFYFPAKLLVLALVSGLVLLGDMTSTNKLVVVIFALIGVIVVPDTLLQMRRKMLISRTSAQLPYLLDMMSVCVQTGMTIEAALVYLGKELAEFDSDLCYQIKRTSDSAKIHGLEKALNDLSERIPTPPVRSFVLTIIQNLQYGTSVAHVLSDLAEDMRKVQILTVEEKVGKLSAKMSVPLILFIMFPIVILILAPSIMQMTLSI